The Agrobacterium tumefaciens genomic interval AAACCCATAACGTTGCACGCTCTAGGATTGATGCGAATCCTGAAAGAATCCTGCCAGGATTGAACTATTATCATGCCAGTCAGAACAAAGAGAAGATCATCATGCCGGCGAAGGCTATAAGCAGAGCGATGTAAAACGGACGAAATAGATAGAAGCGCTGCCAATTCGTGAGGCCGAGAGCGTTGATATAAACACGCTCATCAAGCTTCAGATTGTCCGCGCCGCTATCGACGGAAAAATCACCGCCGTTATTCTTATAAAATCGGTACTCCTTGATCTGCGCGACAATTTGGTGAACCGCCAGAAGAACGACCGCCACAAACGCGGCTGAAAAAAACAAGAATTCCAATAATAGCATAACTCGAAAACGCCTCTTTAATTCGCAGGGCAGGGATAAATAGCAGCCAGCGTCTCTATCACTAATGTCGATGCGCTCCCTTTGAGACGCTCTGGCGTGACGCTTCGAAGATGCGTGTATACGCGGTCTGTCAACTCATGGGGGAGAACCGATCCGGCTCCACACCACCCCGTCCCGCTGGTAGCATCAGCCACCCCAGCTATATAAGCACTACCGCGAGCGCGCGACATGATACCACCAGCCTCACCCTGCGGAGCGCCATTATCGGATATTCCTTCGAGCGCCTTGATCAACTCAGTCCCGCTGATTATCCAGTCGCGGGACTCATCGTTGCCAGATTCTGCTGATGCAACGTTGATAGCCCAACCTATCGACAGTATCGCTGCCAGAAAAGTTGCCCGGAATTGGTACGCTGCTGTCATCTTCCGCTCCGTTGATCGCTGCACCGGCGTTGCTCGAACGCAGGCCCTTACTCGACGTGAATGACTGCACGCCCGAAAGCGCAACCTCATATCGTGTATCGCTCATAGGCTTTGAGCAGGAATTGCTTGCCTTTCTCGGTCAGGTGCGACGCGTCGACGAATGCGGAAAAGGAGCCGGCCTCATCTCGCATATTGCCAAGTTGGGCGATCATCTCGTTGCTCCCGAATACGACGTGAAAACGCTCGCCAGCGGGGAGCCAGACAAAAAGCGGACTTGGTGAGAACTCCAGAATGACGTCCTCATGGAAAACTTGAAAAAGACTGTCCCATGCGCGAACCGGATCGATGCTGGTGGTTTTCTCCGGCTGCTTGCCGAACTCGGCATGAAAGATAAAGACGGACCCTCCGGGGATTCCAGCAATCCTTGCCAGGGCAAGGAACGCGGCCCTGTCGAGAATATCAGGCAATATCTGAGCTTTAAACCCACACACCTGAAGGAATGAAGGGCGCAGAAGCCGCTTTTCATCAAGCGCGTTATCAAACAGTGTAGCCACTATATTGCACCATACATCTTTGACAGGGCTCGTCGCAAAACTCCCGCAGAGCGTCTCAAAACTCTACGGATGGGTAATTACCTGTAGCTGCTGGCGCGAGGCTCGATAGAATCCACGATCATTATCTCGAACCGACAGAGGTGCAGCGAGGCTGTTCCCGGGGATTTGGGGCGCTCTTTGGGTTTAAAATGGGCACATATCGCCCCCCTCATGCCAGAGCAGCGGCGATGAGGCCGGGAACGCCGATGAGAGTGATGGCTCTTCTAATATTATAGGCAAGCGCCGTCAGACTGAACTCCGCACGGACGTTTTCCAGCCGTCGCATCAAAAACGCTCCCTGGTACATCCACTGCTTTATCGTCCCGAACGGATGCTCGACGCTTTCGCGACGCTGGTCGAGAACCTCAGGTCGCGCCGCTAACCTTGCTGCCATGCGATCGAGCACCGCTTCATTCTCCAGTCGCGAGACACGGCGATAGGGATTGTTTGTGCAGCGTGACTTGAGGGCACAGCCCTGGCAGGCTTCTCTGTTGCAGTAGTCGAACTTCACGTTCTCACGTGACTTACTCTCGTAGCGTGGCGAAAGAACCTGCTCGGCCGGGCAGATATAGACATTCTTGTCCGTATCGTAGCGGAACGCCTCCTTGGTGAAGAAGCCTTCGCGTGCCGCCGGTCCCCGGATCGGTTTGGGAACATAGGCGCTGATGCCGGCCTTCTCGCGGGCTTCGATGTCCTCGATCTTGAAGTAGCCGCGATCGGCGACCGCCTCGATTTTGTCAACGCCGAGTGTCTCCATGGCAGATTCGACCGTCGTGGCCAGCAGCCCCATGTCGAGAACCTGGTTGCAGACTTCCTGCTCGGCGATCAGCTTGTGCTTCACATCCACGGCAAGCTGGATGTTGTAGCCGACGCCGACCTTCGTCATGCGCGCCATGGCGCGGGCATCCGGATCAGTTAGCGAGATCTGATCCTCGCCAGTCTTGTCCAGTTCATCCAGCAGCGCCTTATGGCGATCGCGCTTGCCTTTGATGGCCGCGATCTTCTCGGCAAGTTTGCCATCACCGCGACCAGAGCCATTGCTATTACCCACCTTATCTTCGTCGGCGTCACTTTCATCGAGCCGCTTGATGTAATCGGCGAGCTTTTCGTCGGCCTCGTTGATAAACTTGGTCAGTGCACCCCGGGTGAAGTTACGATCCTTGTTGTTGACCGCTTTGATCCGCGTGCCATCGACCGCCAGAAGCTCTTTCCCGAACAGATCGAGCTGGCGGCATAGGACGACGAACTCCCGGAAGACCTGCCGGAATGCAGACCGGTTGATCCTGCGGAAGGCGGCGATGGTGCGAAAGTCCGGCTTCAGGTGGCGCAGAAGCCAGATCACCTCGATGTTGCGATGAGCCTCTGCCTCCAGCCTGCGGCTCGATCTCACCCGATTAAGGTAGCCGTAGATGTAAATTTTAAGCAAATCCGCCGGATCGTATCCAGGACGGCCGGTATCTTTCGCCGCTACCCGCACGAAGCCGACGGCGTTGAGATCGAGGCCATCGACGAAGGCCTCGATGAAGCGGACCGGGTTGTCCGGCCCCACATAATCGTCAACCGCTTCCGGCAGAAGCAGCAATTGCGAGCGATCTGTTCCAGAAAGATGTGCCATGCCATACGATACCACAGCCCATTGGAGGTAGGAATCCAAGGGTCTGCCCGCGATCAAAAAAGATGACCTCCATGCTCAAAAGCCCCGTCACCTGCGAAGTTCGCTACCGCGTCGATCAATGTCGAGTTTCCGAGTTCGAGGCATACGCTCAAATTTGGATCGAACTCATCGAACGCCATGGTGGAAAGCACCACGGCTATTTCATACCCCGCGACAAGCCCGCAGAGACCGGAGTAAGCTTTCAAGGCGTCGGTAAGGAAGGAGCCGCTGACGTAGCGATCGCACTATTCACCTTTCCAGATGAGAAAGCCTATCTGCAGTACCGTGAGCAGGTTGCGAAAGATCCGGATGGAGTGGCCGCGAACGCACGTTTCGGTGACAACCCACCGTTCATCAGCTACGAGCGCATTTTCCTGACCCCAATTCCGCGAACCGGATGACATCGGCATGGACAAAGGCCTTTAGGAGTTTTCGGACAGTCTGCAGAAAAACAAGTGTAGTTTTAATCGGGGAGACTGTCCACGCTTCGCCAGTTTGGTCAAACGTGGACGAGTCCATGTGTTCAGACTGTTGGGATGGTGCCGCCGTCAACGACGAACTCGGAGCCATATGGATGGCGGCGGTACGATCTGAGGCCAGATAGGCGATAAGGTCGGCAACCTCGCCAGGCTCGGCCCCGCGTCCGATCGGGATTCCGCCGATCCAACCCATGACCGCTTGCCGTGTTCCTCGTACGTGCCGCCATTGGCAGCCTGCATATTCTTCACCAGCACGACGGCGCACTCGGTCATGATCCAGCCGTGGCAGACGATGTTGACGGATCCGGAGTGGTGCAGCACTGCATTTAAATCGGCGATCAACAAACGCTCATTTTGAGGGCAATGGATTTCAACTTTATTCTGTGTGATGGTCTGCCGAAATCTTCTCAGTTCCGATTTAGCCGTGTTTCAATTTGATGCCCGAGAACAACAATCAAGTCCGCCTGGAAAGCTGCCTTCAGGTACTCGTAGGGCTGCCATTGAGCATTGCCCGCGACGTCGCGGGCATGAAGGTTTTCCATTTTGGAAAGGTCGTATCGCATCCTTCAGGCAGAGGCACTGTTGGTTCGTACGCACTACATGTTCAATGCCCTTGGCGTATCGTTGACGAGAAGACGGTAATCACAGGGACATCAGATCGTTTTCTTGAGCCGGCAGAAGGAACAGAGGTGAACGATGACGACCATAAATCGGGAAACCTGCAGCTCATCAAAATTGCATATCTGCTGAAGGGCTACGACGCGGAGACAAATTCCTTCGTAAACGCGACCGACCAACTCGTGGTCATAACTGTCAATACAGACAACTATGGCGGGGCTGACCTGTCGCTATCAGGTGGTTACCGCCTGCAGATTTTCCCCGACGGTTCACTTGGTGAGGACTGGCGCTTTGTTGAGATTCAGGGCCGTCATGTCGTTATCGAAGGCGGTCAAATACAGTTTGACGAATAGCAATCTTATCACAACGACTTCCCGCCAGCGTTTCAACGGTGTCGCCCCCCCCCCCTACGGCCATTGGCTCGCGTTACCACTCCCGCCATTCTGCGGTGATATCTTCATCATCCGGGAGGCTGAAGCCTGACGCCCTTACCACCGCGTCGATCAGGACGCCAAGTTCGTCGCGTTCCAGTGTTTCGATCATCCCGCTTCTGGCGTTGATCTCATTGATCGCAAGAACGATGTCCTTGACCGCCGTCTGGATGGCCTGTGCATCCCGCTCGCTGGTTGCGGCCTTCACCCTGTCGAGGAACGCATTCAGCGCCGTTTCAGCCGTTGCAATATCGGTTTCGTTGAACAGCTCGTCTCCCTCGGCCATGGACGCGCGCCAACGTTGCGTTGGAATATGGGCCCGCAACGCTTCGACTTTATCGATGTTGTCGGGCACGATCTTCTGCTTGGGCAAGGACGCCTTCCGGCGCTTGGCCTTGAGCATGGTGCGGTCAGCATGCATCAGATAGACCGCCATCAGCCGCAAGTTCGCATCATATTTTACGATCACGACCATATTGCCAACAGCATGGGCGTGATCGAAGCGTTCGGCTGAATATTCCGGCAGCGAGCTGCTCTTTCCCTCCCGAAACGGACCCGCCCCGAGTTTCTCGGCCACGACGTCGCTGCTGTCTCCAAACGTCAGACCGAATGGCAGCGCCGACATATAGGACCGTTGCACGGCTCTGATGGCATCCAGCCCGGTAAAGGACAGCCGAGAGACGATCCTCTCCTCGTCGTCCGGCAAGTGCCGTGACCGTACCTCTTCGAATTCGGCACTATATGCGGAAAGGCTTTCCACCTGCAGGCCGAAGCCGCTATCGAAACCGCCGAAAAACCCAATCTCCGCATTTGTGCGGAAATCGATAGGGTCCAGCTTTTCGTGATCCGCCAGGTACGACCCGACAATCGGGTCGGCGATGCTGCGGCCAAGTATATCGGAATGATTCATCTCTGCCTTTCCTTCACTGCATCCCTATCCGATATTGCCTTGCAATCTTTGTGACGTCGAATGAGTTTTATCTGTGCGCTCACAAAGCAGCGAGTTGCCGGAAATCTCCTAGCAGACCGTCCCAAAACCCTCCGTGAGATTCCTGATGAGAGTTTTGAGACGGTTTGCCCGAGTTTTGCTCGATATGTTAGCCG includes:
- a CDS encoding IS1182 family transposase, producing MAHLSGTDRSQLLLLPEAVDDYVGPDNPVRFIEAFVDGLDLNAVGFVRVAAKDTGRPGYDPADLLKIYIYGYLNRVRSSRRLEAEAHRNIEVIWLLRHLKPDFRTIAAFRRINRSAFRQVFREFVVLCRQLDLFGKELLAVDGTRIKAVNNKDRNFTRGALTKFINEADEKLADYIKRLDESDADEDKVGNSNGSGRGDGKLAEKIAAIKGKRDRHKALLDELDKTGEDQISLTDPDARAMARMTKVGVGYNIQLAVDVKHKLIAEQEVCNQVLDMGLLATTVESAMETLGVDKIEAVADRGYFKIEDIEAREKAGISAYVPKPIRGPAAREGFFTKEAFRYDTDKNVYICPAEQVLSPRYESKSRENVKFDYCNREACQGCALKSRCTNNPYRRVSRLENEAVLDRMAARLAARPEVLDQRRESVEHPFGTIKQWMYQGAFLMRRLENVRAEFSLTALAYNIRRAITLIGVPGLIAAALA
- a CDS encoding NIPSNAP family protein; the encoded protein is MLKSPVTCEVRYRVDQCRVSEFEAYAQIWIELIERHGGKHHGYFIPRDKPAETGVSFQGVGKEGAADVAIALFTFPDEKAYLQYREQVAKDPDGVAANARFGDNPPFISYERIFLTPIPRTG